From a region of the Streptomyces puniciscabiei genome:
- a CDS encoding alpha/beta fold hydrolase: MGQPTVTTGVTQVDGVRLHYLRAGSGPLLVLLHGWPQTSDCWQPVLADLAADHTVVAPDLRGYGLSDKPSTGYDKRRMAADMASLVEALGFETTAVVGHDRGARVGHRWALDRPDQVERLAVLDIVPTREMFRRLDASLASGYWHWLFQMQPDLPERLVGHDVRGYLEYFFERWTYNRHGLTPEAVDRYVRAFSRPGAMRASFDDYRAMEQDVALDDIDAAEGRRLTMPVLALWGSTGLPSRLPTLEIWRAYADDVTGAEIPECGHFIPEEQPDALLGHLRSFLAHEASR; this comes from the coding sequence ATGGGACAGCCCACTGTGACCACAGGCGTGACGCAGGTGGACGGGGTCCGCCTGCACTACCTCCGAGCGGGATCCGGTCCTCTGCTCGTCCTGCTCCACGGCTGGCCGCAGACCTCCGACTGCTGGCAGCCGGTGCTGGCGGATCTTGCCGCAGACCACACCGTTGTGGCACCCGACCTGCGTGGCTACGGCCTGAGCGACAAGCCCTCGACCGGATACGACAAGCGGCGGATGGCCGCCGACATGGCGAGCCTCGTCGAAGCACTCGGTTTCGAGACGACCGCCGTCGTGGGTCACGACCGGGGCGCTCGCGTGGGGCACCGCTGGGCGCTGGACCGCCCCGATCAGGTGGAGCGGCTGGCTGTGCTCGACATCGTGCCGACCCGGGAGATGTTCCGCCGGCTGGACGCCTCGCTCGCCTCCGGGTACTGGCACTGGCTGTTCCAGATGCAGCCGGACCTTCCCGAGCGGCTCGTGGGGCACGACGTACGCGGGTATCTCGAGTACTTCTTCGAGCGGTGGACCTATAACCGGCACGGGCTGACACCCGAAGCGGTCGACAGATATGTCCGAGCCTTCTCCCGCCCTGGTGCCATGCGCGCGAGTTTCGACGACTACCGCGCCATGGAGCAGGACGTCGCCCTCGACGACATCGACGCCGCCGAGGGCCGCCGCCTCACCATGCCGGTACTGGCGCTCTGGGGTTCCACAGGGCTGCCCTCCCGCCTGCCGACGCTGGAGATCTGGCGCGCCTACGCGGACGACGTCACCGGAGCAGAAATCCCGGAGTGCGGCCACTTCATCCCGGAAGAGCAACCAGATGCACTGCTGGGCCATTTGCGGTCGTTCCTGGCCCACGAGGCGAGTCGGTGA
- a CDS encoding class I adenylate-forming enzyme family protein, with amino-acid sequence MNFASLPDRRAAHDPDGAAVSDGRQSLTNAQLLDRVRAAALQLQDLGIGPGDVVALKLTNRIEFVLLLFAAWRIGATITPVNPSMTDVEVDRQVKDSGARLLVVEDHAAPVTDGTAVLAVGALYKEGASSDHAPHVDSSALALLIYTSGTTGTPKGVMLDHANIDAMTEMGRLSLDIGPADRCLLILPLFHVNGIVVSILTPLLAGASVVIAGGRFDPHSFFDLVEQERPTFFSAVPTIYGMLAALPDDVRPDTSSLRFGVCGAAPASAELLNRFEARYGFPLVEGYGLSEGTCGSTVNPVAGPRRAGTVGLPFPGQQIRIVDAEGTEVGPGTDGEVLVKGPNVMRGYLGRPEETARVIVDGWLHTGDVGHLDAEGYLTLVGRSKDMIIRGGENIYPKEIEDVLTGDPSVLEAAVIGVPDEKWGEVVVAYIQPRPGMTVDPTALRELCARNLTGFKRPTEFFVVEAIAKNAVGKIDKASLRAAHVAAS; translated from the coding sequence ATGAACTTCGCTTCACTGCCCGACCGCCGCGCCGCTCACGACCCCGATGGGGCAGCGGTCTCGGACGGGCGCCAGTCACTCACCAACGCCCAGTTGCTGGACCGCGTCCGTGCCGCAGCGCTTCAGCTCCAGGACCTCGGCATCGGTCCCGGCGATGTCGTGGCCCTCAAGCTGACGAACCGCATCGAGTTCGTGCTGCTGTTGTTCGCCGCCTGGCGGATCGGCGCCACCATCACGCCGGTCAACCCGAGCATGACCGACGTCGAGGTGGACCGACAGGTCAAGGACTCCGGTGCGCGTCTGCTGGTGGTCGAAGACCACGCGGCACCCGTCACAGACGGTACTGCCGTACTCGCCGTCGGCGCACTGTATAAGGAAGGGGCGAGTTCGGATCACGCACCGCATGTGGACTCGTCCGCGCTGGCTCTTCTCATATACACCAGCGGCACCACCGGGACGCCCAAGGGCGTGATGCTGGACCACGCCAACATCGACGCCATGACGGAGATGGGCCGCCTGTCCCTGGACATCGGGCCCGCCGACCGGTGCCTGCTGATCCTGCCGCTCTTCCACGTCAACGGCATCGTGGTCAGCATTCTCACGCCTCTTCTCGCGGGGGCGAGCGTCGTCATCGCGGGCGGCCGGTTCGACCCACACAGCTTCTTCGACCTCGTCGAGCAGGAGCGCCCCACCTTCTTCAGCGCCGTGCCGACGATCTACGGCATGCTCGCTGCGCTCCCGGACGACGTGCGGCCCGACACATCGTCGCTGAGGTTCGGAGTCTGTGGCGCCGCACCTGCCTCCGCCGAACTGCTGAACCGGTTCGAAGCCCGCTACGGGTTCCCTCTTGTCGAGGGGTACGGCCTGTCCGAAGGAACCTGCGGGTCCACCGTCAACCCCGTCGCGGGCCCGCGACGTGCCGGCACCGTGGGACTTCCCTTCCCCGGCCAGCAGATTCGGATCGTCGACGCCGAAGGTACCGAGGTGGGGCCGGGCACGGACGGTGAGGTCCTCGTGAAGGGCCCCAACGTCATGCGTGGCTACCTCGGCCGCCCTGAGGAAACGGCCAGAGTCATCGTCGACGGCTGGTTGCACACGGGCGATGTGGGTCACCTCGACGCCGAGGGCTATCTGACCCTGGTCGGGCGCTCGAAAGACATGATCATCCGCGGCGGGGAGAACATCTACCCCAAGGAAATCGAGGACGTCCTCACAGGCGACCCATCGGTGCTCGAAGCTGCCGTGATCGGCGTACCCGACGAGAAGTGGGGAGAGGTGGTCGTGGCCTACATACAGCCGCGACCAGGCATGACCGTGGATCCGACGGCCCTGCGGGAGCTCTGTGCGCGCAACCTCACCGGCTTCAAGCGTCCGACCGAGTTCTTCGTGGTGGAGGCCATAGCGAAGAACGCGGTCGGGAAGATCGACAAAGCCTCCTTGCGCGCTGCCCACGTCGCGGCTTCCTGA
- a CDS encoding alpha/beta hydrolase, whose protein sequence is MTTAHSFTRHDITFPSGDSTCAGWLYLPTGVTSPPVVILGHGLGATREMRLDAFAERFAQAGIAAVAFTYRHFGDSGGHPRQLLSIKRQLADWDAAIAYVKGRPDVDRSRVAVWGSSFGGGHAITVASRHPELRAAVSQCPFTDGLASALALGPVASLRMTPVVARDMAARLRGKAPAMVPIASAPGSPALMNAPDALPGYQALQPAGTTFRNEVAARVIPTIATYRPGRAAKKVAMPILFCVSNTDSVTPPAQTLRYARTAPRGEIKRYDAGHFDFYTGETFEALVRDQVEFLTRQLHPASASTP, encoded by the coding sequence CCGGATGGCTCTACCTCCCGACCGGCGTCACCTCCCCGCCCGTCGTCATCCTCGGGCACGGCCTCGGCGCCACCCGCGAGATGCGCCTGGACGCCTTCGCCGAGCGTTTCGCCCAGGCCGGCATCGCCGCCGTGGCCTTCACCTACCGGCACTTCGGCGACAGCGGCGGCCACCCGCGCCAGCTCCTGTCGATCAAGCGTCAGCTCGCCGACTGGGACGCCGCCATCGCCTACGTCAAGGGCCGCCCCGACGTCGACCGCTCCCGCGTCGCGGTGTGGGGCAGCTCCTTCGGCGGAGGCCATGCCATCACCGTCGCCTCTCGGCATCCCGAACTGCGCGCGGCCGTGTCCCAGTGCCCGTTCACCGATGGTCTCGCCTCCGCGCTCGCGCTCGGCCCGGTCGCCTCGCTCAGGATGACCCCCGTGGTCGCTCGGGACATGGCGGCCAGACTGCGCGGCAAGGCACCCGCGATGGTTCCCATCGCCTCCGCCCCCGGTTCGCCGGCCCTCATGAACGCTCCGGACGCCCTGCCCGGATATCAGGCGCTGCAACCGGCGGGGACGACGTTCCGCAACGAGGTGGCGGCACGGGTCATTCCGACCATCGCCACCTACCGGCCCGGGCGTGCGGCGAAGAAGGTCGCCATGCCGATCCTCTTCTGCGTCAGCAACACCGACTCCGTCACGCCTCCCGCCCAGACCCTCAGGTACGCGCGCACCGCACCCCGGGGAGAGATCAAGAGGTACGACGCCGGCCACTTCGACTTCTACACCGGCGAGACCTTCGAGGCCCTGGTCCGCGACCAGGTCGAGTTCCTCACTCGGCAGTTGCACCCCGCGTCGGCATCGACTCCTTGA